From a single bacterium genomic region:
- a CDS encoding molybdopterin-dependent oxidoreductase, with product MINIKLNGTEVKVEENWTVLEACKFHRVPIPTLCWHKELSPYGGCRLCIVEVDGISGYPTACNTTVKEGMVVHTNTPKVQELRQNILELILTEHPSACLLCKEKDNCASSQSCTRKLPVTTGCKFCPKYKNCELEKVVEYVGLKELPLASNYKEVAVIRNSPFFDRDYNLCVLCGRCVNVCNDVRGVGAISFIYRGPKTTIGTAFEQPLYQTECQFCGACVDICPTGALSERGNKWEGVSENTCTTTCPYCASGCQIDLQIKGDKIIGALPYKEQQLCVRGRFTIRNIVHHPDRITSPMVKKDGKLTKVSWGEALDFVAENIKNCQGENFAAVGSANCSTEDNYILQKFCRTVMRSNNIDNTARLSGMLFPNIDVSMDAKCVLVVGADVGYSHPVMALEIKKLLKKGVPFVLIDSIFKGFSKLANVKITPYPGTEDVLLQGIMKLLIDKELFNNGAYTEEIRLSLDAFMPSEIKRITGVDEKELESAARIFAANSPMVIMYGPGITSANTIMVIEKLSTLTNSKVISLGPENNVQGALFAGTLPDYLPGYQSISNESARKQCESVWNCTLNTIPGLTLIETLQNISNGKIKVLYLMQNVPIKTQIAHLNPDVFLIVQDIFPTVAMEFADVVLPSASFAETNGSFIDIMGHTRYINKAIEPIGDSKPDWWILCELAQKLGAKGFDFGRAEEIMNELQSVVSNKQSKNDLHINNYKAMIKNDKTNPQLIKLILGYGSDNYRGGALAEKVKGIRFLKREKVLELNHSDMESRNICENDDVEIKFQEGTIITDSRINNELPVGTAFLKWSFADLPFVPPFDQVTKTPLKLYDVEIKKSNV from the coding sequence TTGCAGATTATGTATAGTTGAAGTAGATGGTATATCAGGGTATCCAACTGCCTGTAACACTACCGTAAAGGAAGGAATGGTAGTTCATACTAATACACCTAAAGTTCAGGAACTTAGGCAAAATATTCTGGAACTTATATTGACAGAACATCCGAGCGCCTGTCTTCTTTGTAAGGAAAAAGACAACTGTGCTTCATCCCAGTCTTGCACAAGAAAACTTCCCGTTACTACCGGCTGTAAATTTTGTCCCAAATACAAGAATTGCGAACTGGAAAAAGTAGTTGAATATGTTGGGTTAAAAGAATTACCTCTTGCTTCTAATTATAAAGAAGTTGCGGTTATCCGGAATTCTCCATTTTTTGATCGGGATTACAATTTATGCGTTCTTTGCGGTCGTTGCGTGAATGTTTGTAATGATGTTCGTGGTGTTGGGGCGATTAGTTTCATTTATCGCGGACCTAAAACAACAATCGGAACTGCATTTGAGCAACCCCTTTATCAAACTGAATGCCAATTCTGTGGTGCCTGTGTTGATATTTGTCCAACAGGCGCACTGTCTGAACGAGGAAATAAATGGGAAGGAGTTTCTGAAAACACCTGTACTACTACTTGTCCATATTGTGCTTCAGGTTGTCAGATTGACTTGCAGATTAAAGGGGATAAAATAATTGGTGCATTACCTTATAAGGAACAACAATTGTGCGTAAGGGGAAGATTTACCATTAGAAATATAGTTCATCATCCCGATAGGATTACAAGCCCAATGGTTAAGAAGGATGGCAAACTAACAAAGGTTAGCTGGGGTGAAGCCTTAGACTTTGTTGCCGAAAACATTAAAAATTGTCAGGGAGAGAATTTTGCTGCCGTAGGCTCAGCAAATTGTTCTACTGAAGATAATTATATTCTTCAAAAATTTTGCAGAACGGTGATGCGGAGTAATAATATAGATAACACTGCAAGGCTTTCCGGAATGCTGTTCCCCAATATTGATGTCTCTATGGATGCTAAATGTGTTTTAGTTGTAGGCGCTGATGTTGGTTATTCGCATCCTGTAATGGCTCTTGAAATTAAAAAATTATTAAAGAAGGGAGTTCCTTTTGTTTTGATTGATTCAATTTTTAAAGGATTTTCAAAACTGGCAAACGTGAAAATAACTCCATATCCCGGAACAGAGGATGTTTTATTGCAGGGCATTATGAAACTTCTCATTGATAAAGAATTGTTTAATAATGGAGCTTATACCGAAGAAATAAGGCTATCTCTTGACGCTTTTATGCCTTCGGAAATCAAAAGAATCACAGGCGTAGATGAAAAAGAATTGGAAAGCGCAGCCCGCATATTTGCTGCAAATAGCCCGATGGTTATTATGTATGGTCCGGGAATAACATCCGCAAATACAATAATGGTTATTGAAAAACTATCAACGCTTACCAATTCCAAAGTTATTTCTTTGGGGCCGGAAAATAATGTTCAGGGCGCACTTTTTGCAGGAACATTGCCGGATTACTTGCCAGGATACCAGTCAATATCAAATGAATCTGCAAGAAAACAATGCGAATCCGTATGGAACTGTACATTAAACACTATTCCCGGATTAACGCTTATAGAAACTCTTCAGAATATCTCTAATGGAAAAATTAAAGTCCTTTATCTTATGCAAAATGTGCCAATCAAAACTCAGATTGCCCACCTCAACCCCGATGTTTTCTTAATCGTACAGGATATATTCCCCACAGTTGCGATGGAGTTTGCCGATGTTGTCCTGCCTTCCGCAAGTTTTGCAGAAACAAATGGAAGTTTTATTGACATTATGGGACATACGAGGTATATAAATAAAGCTATTGAACCAATAGGTGATTCAAAGCCTGATTGGTGGATTCTTTGCGAATTAGCGCAGAAACTTGGAGCTAAAGGATTTGACTTTGGAAGGGCGGAAGAAATAATGAACGAACTGCAGTCTGTAGTTTCAAACAAGCAAAGTAAAAACGATTTGCATATCAATAATTACAAAGCAATGATCAAAAATGATAAAACAAACCCGCAACTTATTAAACTAATTCTCGGCTACGGCTCGGATAATTACAGGGGCGGCGCTTTAGCTGAAAAAGTTAAAGGTATAAGATTCCTTAAACGCGAAAAAGTGCTTGAGTTAAATCATTCCGATATGGAATCTCGGAATATTTGCGAGAACGATGACGTTGAAATTAAATTTCAAGAAGGTACCATAATTACTGACAGTAGAATCAATAATGAGTTACCTGTTGGAACAGCATTCCTAAAATGGAGCTTTGCTGATTTGCCTTTTGTGCCTCCATTTGATCAGGTAACAAAGACCCCATTAAAGCTTTATGATGTGGAAATAAAAAAATCAAATGTATAA
- a CDS encoding sulfide/dihydroorotate dehydrogenase-like FAD/NAD-binding protein has protein sequence MYKIIEKHELAPNIFSLTLYSPEIAAKIKAGQFVMVRVDEKGERIPFTITDWDADKGTVSVVFVTLGTSTCKLSALKESDSVLNFVGPLGKPTEIENFGTVICVGGCYGIGAISPIARALKAKGNKVISIIEARNKRLLYWEDRIRTVSDSLFTVTRDGSSGYSGHIAEFLDKFIKDKKLLDEALKGSYPAPMGTNKIDRIIVIGCTFMMKLCADVTRASGIKTIVALDPIMVDGTGMCGACRVSVGGETKFACVDGPEFDAHQVDWDLLFIRRSMYLKEEMRSLQEWECEFYP, from the coding sequence ATGTATAAAATAATAGAAAAACATGAGTTGGCGCCAAACATCTTTTCATTAACTTTGTATTCTCCTGAAATAGCTGCGAAAATTAAAGCCGGCCAATTTGTTATGGTAAGGGTGGATGAAAAAGGAGAACGGATTCCTTTTACAATAACGGATTGGGATGCAGATAAGGGAACAGTATCCGTTGTTTTTGTGACATTGGGAACTTCAACCTGCAAGTTAAGCGCGCTGAAAGAATCAGATTCCGTGCTCAATTTTGTAGGTCCATTGGGGAAACCAACTGAAATCGAAAACTTTGGCACTGTAATCTGTGTGGGCGGATGCTACGGGATAGGTGCTATATCGCCGATTGCACGGGCATTAAAAGCTAAAGGCAATAAAGTTATATCAATTATAGAGGCGCGGAATAAGCGATTACTTTATTGGGAAGACAGAATAAGAACAGTCTCAGACTCGCTTTTCACCGTGACTCGTGATGGCTCGTCAGGTTATTCCGGACATATTGCAGAATTCCTGGATAAGTTTATAAAAGATAAGAAACTCTTGGACGAAGCACTTAAAGGTTCGTATCCAGCTCCGATGGGAACTAATAAAATTGACCGCATCATAGTTATTGGTTGCACTTTTATGATGAAGCTTTGCGCGGATGTTACCCGTGCTTCCGGAATAAAAACAATAGTTGCGCTTGACCCGATAATGGTTGATGGAACAGGTATGTGCGGAGCTTGCCGTGTATCCGTGGGCGGAGAGACTAAATTTGCATGTGTTGATGGCCCGGAATTTGATGCGCATCAAGTAGATTGGGACCTTTTGTTTATACGGCGTTCTATGTATTTAAAAGAAGAAATGCGTTCATTACAAGAATGGGAATGTGAATTTTATCCTTAA
- the gltA gene encoding NADPH-dependent glutamate synthase codes for MAKLNLNRMDMPKQASEARVKNINEVALGYTAELALAEAKRCLQCKNSPCVNGCPVEINIPGFIRFIADGDFKSAIRVLKEKNSLPAVCGRVCPQEEQCEKLCVLNKPGAPIAIGRLERFAADWEAGQAEIEMPHILPSTGKKVAVVGSGPAGLTVASDLAKVGHDVTVFEALHEFGGVLMYGIPEFRLPKRIVKREIDYVGSLGVKMLLDNVIGNIKTVDELLREYEAIFIGTGAGLPWFMNVPGENYNGVYSANEYLTRANLMNAYKFPEYDTPIVLGKNVAVVGGGNVAMDCARVALRLGAERSMIVYRRSKTEMPARLEEIENAEEEGVEFHYLTLPVNYYGNDNGVVYEMECIKMELGEPDASGRRRPVPMENSNFKSKVDVIVVAIGNSPNPLIGITTPGLEIGKNGNLVTDKNTGKTSRKRIFAGGDIATGAATVIAAMGAGRIAARTIHECLQTGNW; via the coding sequence ATGGCAAAGCTAAATTTAAATCGCATGGATATGCCTAAGCAGGCGTCCGAAGCCAGGGTGAAAAATATTAACGAAGTAGCTTTGGGATACACTGCCGAACTTGCATTGGCTGAAGCAAAGAGATGTCTGCAATGCAAGAACTCTCCCTGCGTTAATGGCTGTCCTGTGGAAATAAATATTCCCGGTTTTATAAGATTCATTGCAGACGGAGATTTCAAATCCGCAATAAGAGTATTGAAAGAGAAAAATTCTCTGCCGGCAGTATGTGGTAGAGTGTGTCCTCAAGAAGAACAATGCGAAAAATTATGTGTGCTTAATAAACCCGGGGCTCCCATAGCTATTGGTAGGTTAGAAAGATTTGCGGCAGACTGGGAAGCCGGGCAGGCAGAAATAGAAATGCCTCATATTCTTCCTTCTACCGGAAAGAAAGTAGCCGTTGTTGGCAGTGGACCGGCAGGTTTAACCGTTGCAAGTGATTTGGCTAAAGTCGGGCATGACGTTACTGTTTTTGAAGCCTTGCACGAATTTGGGGGAGTTCTGATGTACGGAATACCTGAATTCAGATTGCCTAAAAGAATTGTAAAACGTGAAATTGATTATGTCGGAAGCTTGGGTGTGAAAATGTTATTAGATAATGTAATTGGGAATATTAAAACCGTAGATGAATTGCTGCGGGAATACGAAGCTATTTTTATAGGCACTGGAGCGGGATTGCCATGGTTTATGAATGTTCCCGGAGAAAACTATAATGGTGTATACTCTGCAAACGAGTATTTAACACGTGCAAACTTAATGAATGCATATAAATTTCCTGAATATGATACTCCAATAGTTCTGGGGAAAAACGTAGCCGTCGTAGGCGGCGGGAACGTGGCAATGGATTGTGCTCGCGTTGCCTTGAGATTAGGAGCTGAAAGGTCTATGATAGTTTATAGACGCTCGAAAACCGAAATGCCGGCCCGTCTTGAAGAAATAGAAAATGCCGAAGAAGAAGGCGTAGAATTTCATTACCTTACTTTACCGGTTAATTATTATGGCAACGACAATGGCGTTGTTTATGAAATGGAATGTATAAAAATGGAACTTGGTGAGCCGGATGCTTCCGGGAGACGTAGACCTGTCCCTATGGAAAATTCAAATTTTAAAAGTAAAGTAGATGTTATAGTTGTGGCAATAGGAAACTCACCAAATCCTTTAATTGGGATAACAACGCCCGGACTTGAAATCGGCAAAAATGGAAACCTGGTAACGGATAAAAATACCGGAAAAACATCACGAAAAAGGATATTTGCCGGTGGTGACATAGCGACCGGCGCAGCGACCGTAATAGCGGCAATGGGCGCCGGCAGAATTGCGGCTAGAACAATTCATGAATGTTTGCAAACCGGAAATTGGTAA